The following are from one region of the Streptomyces decoyicus genome:
- a CDS encoding ATP-binding cassette domain-containing protein translates to MSMATRTDSQSPALHVADSHDLIRVHGARVNNLKDVSIEIPKRRLTVFTGVSGSGKSSLVFDTIAAESQRLINETYSAFVQGFMPTLARPEVDVLEGLTTAIIVDQQRMGADARSTVGTATDANAMLRILFSRLGKPHIGPPGAYAFNVPSVRASGAITVERGAKKTVKATFHRTGGMCPRCEGRGTVSDIDLTQLYDDSKSIAEGAFTIPGWKSDSFWTVRVYAESGLLDPDKPIRKFTKKEMQDFLYREPTKVKVEGVNLTYEGLIPKIQKSFLSKDKEALQPHIRAFVERAVTFTTCPECDGTRLSEGARSSKIGRINIADACAMQISDLAAWVRGLDEPSVAPLLTALQQTLDSFVEIGLGYLALDRPAGTLSGGEAQRVKMIRHLGSSLTDTTYVFDEPTIGLHPHDIQRMNDLLLRLRDKGNTVLVVEHKPETIAIADHVVDLGPGAGTAGGTVCFEGTVEGLRSGGTVTGRHFDDRAAVKETVRKPTGLLPIRGATAHNLRNVDVDIPLGVLAVVTGVAGSGKSSLVHGSLPGRSGAAGEGVVSVDQGAIRGSRRSNPATYTGLLDPIRKAFAKANGVKPALFSANSEGACPTCNGAGVVFTDLAMMAGVATTCEECEGKRFQASVLEYHLGGRDISEVLAMPVTEAEEFFGSGEAHTPAAHKILDRLADVGLGYLSLGQPLTTLSGGERQRLKLATHMAEKGGIYVLDEPTAGLHLADVEQLLGLLDRLVDSGKSVIVVEHHQAVMAHADWIIDLGPGAGHDGGRIVFEGTPADLVAARSTLTGEHLAAYVGA, encoded by the coding sequence ATGAGCATGGCCACGAGGACGGACTCGCAGTCGCCTGCGCTGCACGTTGCCGACAGCCACGACCTGATCCGTGTGCACGGCGCGCGCGTGAACAACCTCAAGGACGTCAGCATCGAGATCCCGAAGCGCCGGCTGACGGTGTTCACCGGCGTCTCCGGCTCGGGCAAGAGCTCTCTGGTGTTCGACACGATCGCCGCGGAGTCGCAGCGGCTGATCAACGAGACCTACAGCGCCTTCGTGCAGGGCTTCATGCCCACTCTGGCGCGGCCCGAGGTCGACGTCCTCGAAGGGCTGACCACCGCGATCATCGTCGACCAGCAGCGGATGGGGGCCGACGCCCGCTCCACGGTCGGCACCGCCACCGACGCCAACGCGATGCTGCGCATCCTCTTCAGCCGGCTCGGGAAGCCGCACATCGGCCCGCCCGGCGCGTACGCCTTCAACGTCCCTTCGGTCCGGGCGAGCGGTGCCATCACCGTCGAGCGCGGTGCCAAGAAGACGGTGAAGGCGACCTTCCACCGCACCGGTGGCATGTGTCCGCGCTGCGAAGGCCGGGGCACGGTCTCCGACATCGACCTCACCCAGCTCTACGACGACTCCAAGTCGATCGCCGAGGGCGCGTTCACCATCCCCGGCTGGAAGTCCGACAGCTTCTGGACCGTGCGGGTCTACGCCGAGTCGGGGCTCCTGGACCCGGACAAGCCGATCCGCAAGTTCACCAAGAAGGAGATGCAGGACTTCCTCTACCGGGAGCCGACGAAGGTGAAGGTCGAGGGGGTGAACCTCACCTACGAGGGGCTGATTCCCAAGATCCAGAAGTCGTTCCTGTCCAAGGACAAGGAGGCGCTTCAGCCGCACATCCGGGCATTCGTGGAGCGGGCGGTCACCTTCACCACCTGCCCCGAGTGCGACGGCACCCGGCTCAGCGAGGGGGCCCGGTCGTCGAAGATCGGGCGGATCAATATCGCCGACGCCTGCGCGATGCAGATCAGCGACCTGGCCGCCTGGGTCCGCGGCCTCGATGAGCCGTCGGTGGCACCGCTGCTCACCGCGCTTCAGCAGACCCTCGACTCGTTCGTGGAGATCGGCCTCGGCTACCTCGCGCTCGACCGGCCGGCCGGCACGCTGTCGGGCGGCGAGGCGCAGCGCGTGAAGATGATCCGCCACCTCGGCTCCTCGCTCACCGACACCACCTACGTCTTCGACGAGCCCACCATCGGGCTGCACCCCCATGACATCCAGCGGATGAACGACCTGCTGCTGCGCCTGCGGGACAAGGGCAACACGGTACTCGTCGTGGAGCACAAGCCGGAGACGATCGCGATCGCCGACCACGTCGTCGACCTCGGCCCCGGCGCGGGTACGGCGGGCGGCACCGTCTGCTTCGAGGGCACCGTCGAGGGGCTGCGGTCCGGTGGCACCGTCACCGGCCGCCACTTCGACGACCGGGCGGCCGTCAAGGAGACGGTGCGCAAGCCCACCGGCCTGCTTCCGATCCGCGGGGCGACGGCGCACAACCTGCGCAACGTCGACGTCGACATCCCCCTCGGGGTGCTGGCCGTGGTCACCGGCGTCGCCGGCTCCGGCAAGAGCTCGCTCGTGCACGGGTCGCTGCCGGGCAGGTCGGGGGCCGCCGGCGAGGGGGTGGTGTCGGTAGACCAGGGCGCGATCCGCGGCTCGCGACGGAGCAACCCGGCGACGTACACCGGACTGCTCGACCCGATCCGCAAGGCGTTCGCGAAGGCCAACGGCGTGAAGCCGGCGCTGTTCAGCGCCAACTCGGAGGGCGCCTGCCCCACGTGCAACGGCGCCGGTGTCGTCTTCACCGACCTGGCGATGATGGCCGGTGTCGCTACCACCTGCGAGGAGTGCGAGGGGAAGCGGTTCCAGGCCTCGGTGCTGGAGTACCACCTCGGCGGCCGCGACATCAGCGAGGTGCTCGCGATGCCGGTGACCGAGGCCGAGGAGTTCTTCGGCTCGGGCGAGGCGCACACCCCGGCCGCGCACAAGATCCTCGACCGGCTCGCCGACGTCGGGCTCGGCTACCTCAGCCTGGGCCAGCCGCTCACCACGCTGTCCGGCGGCGAGCGGCAGCGGCTCAAGCTGGCCACGCACATGGCAGAGAAGGGCGGCATCTACGTCCTCGACGAGCCGACCGCCGGCCTGCACCTCGCCGACGTCGAGCAGCTGCTAGGCCTCCTCGACCGGCTCGTCGACTCCGGCAAGTCGGTCATCGTCGTCGAGCACCACCAGGCGGTCATGGCGCACGCCGACTGGATCATCGACCTGGGCCCCGGCGCCGGCCACGACGGAGGCCGGATCGTCTTCGAGGGCACGCCCGCCGACCTCGTCGCCGCCCGCTCCACCCTCACCGGCGAGCACCTCGCGGCCTACGTCGGCGCCTGA
- a CDS encoding DMT family transporter: MSTTTGAPTASADATNSPATPALPAADERTAAAATYTGATPPKATGRARGWPIRFAALSLVWGFSFLFIKVGTQGFAPLQVTLGRVAFGALVLLAMLAIKRERLPRSPRTWAHLTVAAFFLNALPFSLYAYAELTIPSTLAGICNATSPLWGMALSVVALSEDRPSRRRVAGLGVGFLGVLTVLGAWQGFSGTDLTGTAMALGASLCYPIGWIYVRRTLAGSRHSHLSMSSTQLLLATAQLAVVTPLFTTAPAGYPVIPLLAVFALGALGTGFAFLLQYGLVAEIGPTTAQMVTYFIPVIATAAGVALLHEQLSWNTPVGALIVLAGAALTQSKPRPSGPSLPRPGSTTD; the protein is encoded by the coding sequence ATGAGCACCACCACCGGCGCACCCACCGCCTCAGCCGACGCCACGAACTCCCCGGCCACGCCTGCCCTCCCCGCTGCCGACGAGCGCACAGCGGCAGCCGCGACCTACACCGGGGCGACGCCCCCGAAGGCCACCGGCCGGGCCCGCGGCTGGCCGATCCGCTTCGCCGCCCTTTCCCTCGTCTGGGGCTTCAGCTTTCTCTTCATCAAGGTGGGCACCCAGGGCTTCGCCCCGCTCCAGGTCACCTTGGGCCGGGTGGCGTTCGGTGCGCTGGTGCTGCTGGCCATGCTCGCGATCAAGCGTGAGCGGCTCCCCCGCTCGCCCCGCACCTGGGCCCACCTCACCGTCGCTGCGTTCTTCCTCAATGCGCTGCCGTTCTCCCTCTACGCCTACGCCGAGCTGACCATCCCCTCCACGCTGGCCGGCATCTGCAATGCCACCTCCCCGCTGTGGGGCATGGCGCTGTCGGTCGTCGCACTCTCCGAGGACCGTCCCAGCCGGCGCCGGGTCGCGGGCCTCGGCGTCGGGTTCCTGGGCGTGCTCACCGTGCTCGGCGCCTGGCAGGGCTTTTCCGGCACGGACCTCACGGGCACCGCGATGGCACTGGGCGCCTCGCTCTGCTACCCCATCGGCTGGATCTACGTCCGCCGCACCCTGGCGGGCAGCCGGCACTCCCACCTGTCCATGTCCAGCACCCAGCTGCTGCTGGCCACCGCCCAACTGGCCGTCGTGACCCCGCTGTTCACCACCGCACCGGCCGGCTACCCGGTCATCCCGCTGCTCGCCGTCTTCGCGCTCGGCGCCCTGGGCACCGGCTTCGCCTTCCTCCTCCAATACGGCCTGGTCGCCGAGATCGGCCCCACCACCGCCCAGATGGTCACGTACTTCATCCCCGTGATCGCCACCGCGGCCGGCGTGGCCCTCCTGCACGAACAGCTGAGCTGGAACACTCCGGTCGGCGCCCTCATCGTCCTGGCCGGCGCCGCCCTCACCCAGAGCAAGCCCCGCCCGAGCGGCCCGTCGCTCCCCCGGCCCGGCTCGACCACAGACTGA
- a CDS encoding FMN-binding negative transcriptional regulator, with protein sequence MLIHPWDAPTDDDEWQQWLTTHDFGQLATNGPPGEPPMLQPLHFAYDPARREAVTHLARPNPLWDALEQRPTVLLSVVDDHTFIPGPWQAAEDQPPEHGVPTSFYAAVQLTCTAHVVDDPEAKAALLQRQLGHFQPDGGSAPVAADAAPYGRLLSGIRGLRLEVREVRAKFKYGGKRSEAVQHRISERLTERDGPGDAAARTHQQRRLAAGGTATGAPRS encoded by the coding sequence GTGCTGATCCATCCCTGGGACGCCCCCACCGACGATGACGAGTGGCAACAGTGGCTCACGACACATGACTTTGGTCAGCTGGCCACCAACGGACCGCCCGGCGAACCGCCGATGCTGCAGCCGCTGCACTTCGCCTACGACCCGGCCCGGCGCGAGGCCGTCACCCACCTGGCCCGCCCCAACCCCCTCTGGGACGCGCTGGAGCAACGGCCGACGGTGCTGCTGAGTGTGGTGGACGACCACACCTTCATCCCCGGCCCCTGGCAGGCGGCCGAGGACCAGCCGCCCGAGCACGGCGTCCCGACCAGCTTCTATGCCGCGGTCCAGCTGACCTGCACCGCCCATGTCGTGGACGACCCGGAGGCGAAGGCAGCACTCCTGCAACGGCAGCTGGGCCACTTCCAGCCGGACGGCGGCTCGGCTCCGGTCGCCGCGGATGCGGCTCCCTACGGACGGCTGCTCTCGGGCATCCGCGGTCTGCGCCTCGAAGTGCGGGAGGTCCGCGCCAAGTTCAAGTACGGAGGCAAGCGGAGCGAGGCAGTCCAGCACCGCATCTCGGAACGCCTCACCGAACGGGACGGCCCCGGCGACGCGGCGGCCCGCACCCACCAGCAGCGCCGCCTGGCGGCCGGCGGCACCGCCACCGGGGCGCCCCGCTCCTGA
- a CDS encoding aminotransferase class I/II-fold pyridoxal phosphate-dependent enzyme, whose amino-acid sequence MLGEYRIEGRRASEIAASVERAVGAGELQPGEVLPPLRELAVYLEVNPNTVAAAYRTLRDRGVIETAGRRGSRVRPRPASTPREALRVEVPPGVRDASDGNPDPSLLPPLERALAAAAARSVRRPVLYGTPAVDDDLAALARAAFADDGVPVGPVAVTSGSLDAIERVLAAHLRPGDTVAVEDPGWGSLLDLIPALGLRPAAVGVDDEGPLPEQLARALQDGARAVVITDRAQNPTGAAVSRARATELRTLLAAHPGTLLIEDDHGHGIVDVPLHPLSGITDHWVLVRSTAKAYGPDLRLAVLTGDALTIDRVRGRQGLGPGWISHLLQDTVLHLWRTSAVDPKAVAEAYGRRRDALIRALAERGVRARGRSGMNVWVPVPDETGAVARLLHSGWAVAPGARFRLQSPPGIRITVSALSDDDITPVAEAVAAATGVGEVRRYE is encoded by the coding sequence GTGCTAGGAGAGTATCGGATCGAAGGGCGGCGCGCATCGGAGATTGCCGCCAGTGTCGAGCGAGCCGTCGGTGCGGGCGAGCTCCAGCCGGGCGAAGTCCTGCCGCCGCTGCGGGAGTTGGCTGTCTATCTGGAGGTGAATCCGAATACGGTCGCTGCCGCGTACCGCACCCTCCGCGACCGCGGAGTGATCGAAACCGCGGGCCGGCGCGGCAGTCGGGTCCGTCCCCGCCCCGCGAGCACGCCGCGCGAGGCCCTGCGGGTGGAGGTGCCGCCGGGCGTCCGGGACGCCTCCGACGGAAACCCCGATCCGTCCCTGCTGCCCCCGCTGGAGCGGGCGCTGGCGGCGGCCGCGGCGCGCAGCGTGCGGCGCCCCGTCCTCTATGGCACGCCTGCCGTGGACGACGACCTCGCGGCCCTCGCCCGCGCGGCGTTCGCCGACGACGGTGTGCCGGTGGGCCCGGTCGCCGTCACCAGCGGCTCACTGGACGCCATAGAGCGGGTGCTGGCCGCCCATCTGCGGCCCGGCGACACCGTGGCGGTGGAGGACCCGGGGTGGGGGAGCCTGCTGGATCTCATCCCGGCACTCGGGCTGCGCCCCGCTGCCGTCGGCGTGGACGACGAGGGCCCGCTGCCGGAGCAGTTGGCGCGCGCGCTCCAGGACGGCGCCCGTGCCGTGGTCATCACGGACCGGGCGCAGAACCCCACCGGGGCCGCCGTCAGCCGCGCCCGCGCCACCGAACTCCGCACCCTCCTTGCCGCGCACCCCGGCACCCTCCTCATCGAGGACGACCACGGCCACGGCATCGTCGACGTCCCGCTCCATCCCCTCTCCGGCATCACCGACCACTGGGTCCTGGTCCGCTCGACGGCCAAGGCGTACGGCCCGGATCTGCGCCTGGCGGTGCTCACCGGCGATGCGCTGACCATCGACCGGGTGCGGGGCCGTCAGGGACTCGGGCCGGGCTGGATCAGCCATTTGCTCCAGGACACGGTCCTCCATCTGTGGCGGACGTCCGCGGTCGACCCGAAGGCGGTGGCCGAGGCGTACGGCCGGCGGCGCGATGCCCTGATACGGGCGCTGGCGGAGCGCGGCGTCCGCGCGCGGGGCCGCAGCGGTATGAACGTCTGGGTGCCGGTCCCGGACGAGACCGGTGCGGTGGCCCGGCTCCTGCACTCCGGCTGGGCGGTGGCCCCCGGCGCACGCTTCCGCCTCCAGTCCCCGCCTGGCATCCGCATCACCGTCTCCGCCCTCTCCGATGACGACATCACTCCGGTCGCGGAGGCCGTGGCCGCGGCCACCGGGGTGGGGGAGGTGCGGCGCTACGAGTGA
- a CDS encoding helix-turn-helix transcriptional regulator: MRQQDLDDLVRLRRARDRMDRDYAEPLDVPALAHGALMSPGHFSRSFRAAFGETPYSYLMTRRIERAKALLRRGDLTVTEVCFAVGCTSLGSFSSRFSRLVGESPSAYRARSHEHGAAIPACMAKIHTRPVRNGEASPAAGP; this comes from the coding sequence GTGAGACAGCAGGATCTCGACGACCTCGTCCGGCTGCGGCGGGCCCGCGACCGGATGGACCGCGACTACGCCGAGCCGCTCGACGTCCCGGCGCTGGCGCATGGCGCCCTGATGTCGCCGGGTCATTTCTCCCGCAGCTTCCGTGCCGCTTTCGGTGAGACCCCCTACAGCTACCTGATGACCCGCCGCATCGAGCGGGCCAAAGCGCTGCTGCGGCGCGGCGATCTCACGGTGACCGAGGTCTGCTTCGCGGTCGGCTGTACGTCGCTGGGCTCGTTCAGCTCGCGCTTCAGCCGGCTGGTCGGCGAGAGCCCGAGCGCCTACCGGGCCCGGAGTCATGAGCATGGCGCCGCCATCCCGGCCTGCATGGCCAAGATCCACACGAGGCCGGTCAGGAACGGAGAAGCGAGCCCCGCCGCCGGGCCGTAG
- a CDS encoding EamA family transporter, which yields MHASSGSPAGPSTGPGQGTPGSRGTQPSPPALGAGRSEAPRGRGAGLGIALVSALAFGGSGVAAKPLISAGLEPLHVTWLRVVGAALVMLPVAWRHRELARRRPVLLAGYGLLAVAGVQACYFAALSRIPVGVALLIEYLAPALVLGWVRFVQKRPVTRAAAVGVVLAVGGLACVVEVWSGLSFDVIGLALALGAACCQVGYFVLSDHGSDGDDTVDPLGVIAYGLLIGAAVLTALARPWDMRWPVLGGSAEMNGTQVPAVLLLAWIVLIATVAAYLTGVVSIRRLSPQVAGVVACLEAVIATVLAWVLLGEHLSAPQIVGGVVVLAGAFIAQSAKPKATETVRVAGAGAGAGPGTEDGAGAGAPGGGVSPASSSAP from the coding sequence ATGCACGCGTCTTCGGGGAGCCCGGCAGGTCCATCGACCGGTCCGGGCCAGGGAACTCCAGGGTCCCGGGGGACCCAGCCGTCACCACCCGCCCTCGGGGCGGGCCGTAGCGAGGCGCCCCGGGGACGCGGCGCCGGCCTCGGCATCGCGCTCGTGTCCGCCCTCGCCTTCGGCGGTTCGGGCGTCGCCGCCAAGCCTCTGATATCCGCCGGTCTCGAACCGCTGCATGTCACCTGGCTGCGGGTCGTCGGTGCCGCGCTGGTCATGCTGCCGGTCGCCTGGCGCCACCGGGAGCTGGCGCGGCGCCGGCCCGTGCTGCTCGCGGGCTACGGGCTGCTCGCCGTCGCGGGCGTACAGGCCTGCTACTTCGCCGCGCTCTCCCGTATCCCAGTCGGCGTGGCGCTGCTCATCGAATATCTGGCTCCTGCCCTTGTGCTGGGCTGGGTCCGCTTCGTTCAGAAACGGCCGGTCACCCGTGCCGCCGCGGTCGGGGTGGTGCTGGCCGTCGGCGGACTGGCCTGTGTCGTCGAGGTCTGGTCCGGGCTGAGCTTCGACGTCATCGGACTTGCCCTCGCGCTCGGCGCGGCCTGCTGCCAGGTCGGCTACTTCGTGCTCTCCGATCACGGCAGCGACGGCGACGACACGGTGGACCCGCTGGGCGTGATCGCCTACGGACTGCTGATCGGCGCCGCCGTCCTCACTGCGCTCGCCCGCCCCTGGGACATGCGCTGGCCGGTACTCGGCGGCAGTGCGGAGATGAACGGCACGCAGGTGCCCGCCGTCCTGCTGCTCGCCTGGATCGTGCTGATCGCGACGGTGGCCGCCTACCTCACCGGAGTGGTCTCCATCCGCCGGCTCTCGCCGCAGGTGGCCGGGGTGGTCGCCTGTCTGGAGGCGGTCATCGCGACGGTGCTGGCCTGGGTCCTGCTCGGCGAACATCTCTCCGCGCCGCAGATCGTCGGTGGCGTGGTGGTGCTGGCCGGCGCCTTCATCGCGCAGTCGGCGAAGCCGAAGGCGACCGAGACCGTGCGGGTGGCCGGAGCCGGGGCGGGGGCGGGGCCCGGGACGGAGGACGGCGCGGGCGCCGGCGCTCCGGGGGGCGGCGTTTCCCCGGCGTCGTCGTCGGCTCCCTAG
- a CDS encoding pyridoxamine 5'-phosphate oxidase family protein, producing the protein MARAEAYEPTARTTPTRARERAAYDHETVHAILDAGYVCHLGFVRDGSPVVLPTLYGRVGDRLYLHGSTGSRPLRMSGAAPDPGLEVCVTVTHVDGLVLARSAFHHSINYRSVVVHGTAYQVTDEEEKKAALDALVDHVLPGRAADSRPGNAKELAATAVIRLDLRDVSAKLRTGGPNDEPEDLALPYWSGVLPVAPVYGAPIPSDDLAPGTPEPAYLPAR; encoded by the coding sequence ATGGCACGAGCCGAGGCGTACGAACCGACCGCACGCACGACCCCCACCCGCGCCCGCGAACGCGCCGCCTACGACCACGAGACGGTGCACGCCATCCTCGACGCGGGCTACGTCTGCCATCTGGGCTTTGTCCGCGACGGCTCCCCCGTCGTCCTGCCGACGCTCTACGGCCGCGTCGGCGACCGCCTCTATCTGCACGGGTCGACCGGCTCCCGCCCGCTGCGGATGAGCGGTGCCGCGCCGGACCCCGGCCTGGAGGTCTGCGTCACGGTCACCCACGTCGACGGCCTCGTCCTGGCCAGGTCCGCGTTCCACCACTCCATCAACTACCGCAGTGTCGTGGTGCACGGCACGGCCTACCAGGTGACGGACGAGGAGGAGAAGAAGGCCGCTCTGGACGCGCTGGTGGACCATGTCCTGCCCGGACGCGCCGCGGACTCCCGCCCCGGCAACGCCAAGGAGCTGGCCGCCACCGCCGTCATCCGGCTCGACCTGCGCGACGTCTCCGCCAAGCTCCGCACCGGCGGCCCCAACGACGAGCCGGAGGACCTCGCGCTGCCGTACTGGAGCGGTGTCCTGCCCGTCGCACCGGTGTACGGCGCCCCCATACCGTCCGACGATCTCGCGCCGGGCACGCCCGAGCCGGCGTATCTCCCCGCCCGCTGA
- a CDS encoding PadR family transcriptional regulator, protein MRSQGNEHGHEHRHEHCGPGRHGGRGDFAGGWERRRAAFGPFGPPFGGPPFGGGRGRGGPRGRARRGDVRASILALLKDRPMHGYEMIQEIAERSGGAWKPSPGSVYPTLQLLEDEGLIASASEGGKKLFSLTDAGRAEADSGSDAPWEDAGRGVDWEAMNEIRKAGGGLVEAFRQVWATGSPEQREKAMAVVNKARKELYLILAEED, encoded by the coding sequence ATGCGTTCCCAAGGAAACGAACACGGACATGAGCATCGGCATGAGCACTGCGGACCCGGGCGCCACGGCGGCCGCGGTGACTTCGCGGGCGGCTGGGAGCGGCGGCGTGCCGCCTTCGGCCCGTTCGGCCCGCCTTTCGGGGGCCCGCCCTTCGGCGGCGGCCGGGGGCGTGGCGGACCGCGCGGCCGGGCGCGGCGCGGCGATGTGCGCGCCTCGATTCTGGCGCTGCTCAAGGACCGCCCGATGCACGGCTACGAAATGATCCAGGAGATCGCCGAGCGCAGCGGCGGGGCGTGGAAGCCCAGCCCCGGCTCGGTCTACCCGACGCTCCAACTCCTCGAGGACGAGGGGCTGATCGCCAGCGCCAGCGAGGGCGGCAAGAAGCTGTTCTCGCTGACCGACGCCGGGCGCGCCGAGGCCGACAGTGGTTCGGACGCCCCCTGGGAGGACGCCGGCCGCGGCGTCGACTGGGAGGCGATGAACGAGATCCGTAAGGCGGGCGGGGGCCTGGTCGAGGCGTTCCGGCAGGTGTGGGCCACCGGCAGCCCCGAGCAGCGGGAGAAGGCCATGGCCGTGGTCAACAAGGCGCGCAAGGAGCTGTATCTGATCCTCGCCGAGGAGGACTGA
- a CDS encoding type II toxin-antitoxin system Rv0910 family toxin, translating into MAEVTAQARIEAPADKLWDRLTDFDSYGEWNATHTAFPKGGPESLEVGAGYEENMKLMGFPAEVIWTVRELDPGRLLDIQGKGPMGVNLGMRYELTPDGEATAVRIDGAFTGAAVSLMAGKLRDSASAALNESLRRLATLVA; encoded by the coding sequence ATGGCCGAAGTCACCGCGCAGGCCCGTATCGAAGCGCCGGCCGACAAGCTCTGGGACCGGCTCACCGACTTCGATTCGTACGGGGAGTGGAACGCCACCCACACCGCCTTCCCCAAAGGCGGGCCGGAATCGCTCGAGGTCGGCGCGGGCTACGAGGAGAACATGAAGCTGATGGGCTTCCCCGCGGAGGTCATCTGGACCGTCCGGGAGCTGGATCCGGGACGGCTGCTCGACATCCAGGGCAAGGGCCCGATGGGCGTCAACCTGGGAATGCGCTACGAACTCACCCCGGACGGCGAGGCCACAGCCGTGCGGATCGACGGGGCGTTCACCGGCGCCGCGGTCTCACTGATGGCCGGCAAGCTCAGGGACTCGGCGAGCGCCGCACTGAACGAGTCGCTGCGCAGGCTCGCCACCCTGGTCGCCTGA
- a CDS encoding Clp protease N-terminal domain-containing protein: MQNRTAYSAGDGPAQEELDSRLTVELATVVSAARRRATRDGDRQVDTAHLLHGLLETDPAVRAAFDGSPQVARLLGYLVQRSIGYGLQWHGTIEDSGAVPTVAEGGVPGWSPAAAAAMDGALDRAHACYATRAGCLDLLAALVDDPESRAVEVLHRASVDTARLAARLDGERPGGD, encoded by the coding sequence GTGCAAAACCGTACTGCGTACAGTGCTGGCGACGGGCCCGCCCAGGAGGAGCTCGACAGCCGGCTCACCGTCGAACTCGCGACGGTCGTGTCCGCTGCTCGCAGGCGGGCCACCCGGGACGGCGACCGGCAGGTCGACACCGCGCATCTGCTGCACGGCCTCCTGGAAACGGACCCCGCCGTACGCGCCGCCTTCGACGGTTCTCCGCAGGTCGCCCGGCTGCTGGGCTACCTCGTCCAGCGCAGCATCGGCTACGGACTCCAATGGCACGGCACCATCGAGGACTCCGGTGCGGTCCCCACGGTCGCCGAGGGCGGCGTCCCCGGATGGTCACCGGCCGCGGCGGCCGCCATGGACGGCGCGCTGGACCGCGCCCATGCCTGCTATGCCACCCGCGCGGGCTGCCTGGACCTGCTCGCCGCTTTGGTGGACGACCCCGAATCCCGGGCCGTCGAGGTGCTGCATCGGGCCTCCGTGGACACCGCCCGGCTCGCCGCACGGCTGGACGGGGAACGCCCCGGGGGCGACTGA
- a CDS encoding VOC family protein has translation MDIRLSTTFIAVDDHDKAIPFYRDVLGLEVRNDVGFEGMRWVTVGAASQPDVNIVLEPPLADPNASPADRQTMAELMAKGLLRGVLFATDDCDATFERISAAGGEVLQEPMDQPYGVRDCAFRDPAGNMLRFTQPLRK, from the coding sequence ATGGACATCAGGCTTTCCACCACCTTCATCGCCGTCGACGACCACGACAAGGCGATTCCCTTCTACCGCGATGTGCTCGGCCTCGAGGTACGCAATGACGTCGGGTTCGAGGGGATGCGCTGGGTGACCGTCGGGGCAGCCTCGCAGCCGGACGTGAACATCGTCCTGGAACCGCCGCTCGCCGACCCGAACGCCTCACCGGCCGACAGACAGACCATGGCGGAGCTGATGGCCAAGGGCCTGCTGCGCGGTGTCCTCTTCGCGACGGACGACTGTGATGCCACCTTCGAGCGCATCAGCGCCGCCGGCGGTGAGGTGCTTCAGGAGCCGATGGACCAGCCCTACGGCGTCCGTGACTGCGCGTTCCGCGACCCGGCGGGCAACATGTTGCGCTTCACCCAGCCCCTCCGGAAGTGA
- a CDS encoding PhzF family phenazine biosynthesis protein: MRIRIVDAFSERPFTGNPAGVVLLDSGAFPDTAWLQQVATEVNLSETAFAHPLPEGGDADWALRWLTPAAEVNMCGHATLATAHVLHTTGTATGTVRFRTRSGVLTTTADADGAITMDFPTAPLTPVEVPPAVAGALGTEIRSAYDTGPDVGDLLVELADEKSVRALTPDLKALAGHGGRGVITTARADHADGGYDFVSRCFFPGVGIDEDPVTGSAHTALAPFWSARLGRDALVGLQGAARTGFVRTELRGDRTLLTGSAVTVIDGELLVTG, encoded by the coding sequence ATGAGGATTCGTATCGTCGACGCCTTCAGTGAGCGTCCGTTCACCGGCAACCCCGCGGGAGTCGTGCTCCTCGACTCCGGCGCCTTTCCCGATACGGCCTGGCTCCAGCAGGTCGCCACCGAGGTCAATCTCTCCGAGACCGCCTTCGCGCACCCGCTGCCCGAGGGCGGCGACGCCGACTGGGCGCTGCGCTGGCTCACTCCGGCCGCCGAGGTGAACATGTGCGGCCATGCCACTTTGGCCACCGCACACGTGCTGCACACCACCGGGACGGCCACCGGTACGGTCCGCTTCCGCACCCGTAGCGGGGTGCTGACCACGACGGCCGATGCCGACGGGGCGATCACCATGGACTTCCCGACCGCCCCGCTCACCCCCGTCGAGGTACCGCCGGCCGTCGCGGGCGCGCTGGGCACCGAGATCCGCTCCGCGTACGACACCGGTCCCGATGTAGGGGATCTCCTGGTCGAGCTGGCCGACGAGAAGTCCGTACGGGCGCTCACCCCGGACCTCAAGGCGCTGGCCGGGCACGGCGGCCGCGGTGTGATCACCACCGCGCGCGCCGACCATGCCGACGGCGGCTACGACTTCGTCTCGCGCTGCTTCTTCCCCGGGGTGGGCATCGACGAGGACCCGGTGACGGGCAGCGCGCACACCGCGCTCGCCCCGTTCTGGTCCGCGCGCCTGGGCCGTGACGCGCTGGTCGGCCTCCAGGGCGCCGCCCGCACCGGCTTCGTACGGACCGAGCTGCGCGGCGACCGTACGCTGCTGACCGGCTCGGCGGTCACGGTCATCGACGGCGAGCTGCTGGTCACCGGCTGA